A section of the Anabaena cylindrica PCC 7122 genome encodes:
- a CDS encoding response regulator, translated as MQPEQQQRILGYFIEEAREHLNTIEQGLLKLQDTLNDPEMINEVFRAAHSIKGGAAMLGFNSIQQTSHRLEDCFKVLKEHPVAVDQKLESLFLGVSDTLKALLDHLGSPFGLSEETAHTLMLESEPIFAGLNQHLELLLQSADGASLLAESAPTTQPKQDYRPQPQPQKPPVSSKTDDELEFQTQVLQALRDMLQLFKQSSVSSSRNDLQKWCDKLVKLGERLNLLNWCSLCQAAGNAIANPENSYLTLAKIIITEIKQAQELVIQGREAEITISPQLEALELLPELELLELTLDWADEQSVAVTEFSETLELHTDNLWLEENSTIIFETTEELNLAADTSDNSFNNLPDIAEINTDATTVSADSLFSYQDSILNLNHIIDLTGPEVGISELNTLADLFAGETPELEETWQKGEMLDTTIHQLGISDNEIEDENDDLDLDYFLSLDTDKIDVQQPSSTNTPEDLTPLFGDNFLEVENLEQQHQTTTAQTRESSDNFLDDLNLELSTTDSINVELTVNSVEIESADINTHEAVENLSAVTDENELLSTEPESLVELEINPNLELSNITANSVDNLLPTANADSLEELTFDIPALEQNQPTPESLSLDNLFNELAEDTQEPIDDLGIGDIFDLPEETTAVEVATDEDDFNSFWNETDVVPTPEIAAVVEQDVARELEESLFAALSGDGEAVSDHQESETDLSFYLQDFDFTVQEKEVDNLNLTSDTVDNLFADLADSQFNFSIVDNGGISSLPEVHSFSQEPEALNFTPEFTNQSSQKSSELEDTLVSFDDDSNQDSSLELTGIDVPVTALPALTDQEELIINSENIDWVDSLSAEASDTVVDADSLELGLEADESAMELAVLAATDENIHTIEEKAEQLEVENTVIDTAENEASFLDELAELDALLEDEELDVSASAAIPDADFAALEELLGSNNFAIAQTAPAPPKVYQPAVAKAQNPVVSSELPDEFRDLEKLLAEADQTMSSQGRVIKSSTSKTPRPTTRRVREESMKIPVKQLDEMSNLVGELVVNRNTLEQDHERLRQSLDNLLIQVQHLSDVGARMQELYERSLLEASLLSSRNRSSRDNSSSSGNSQDRGFSELEMDHFTMFHTLSQETIEFIVRVRESASDIDFVTEETERVARQFRQVTTQLQEGLTRTRMIPFAQAIDRLRRGVRENGIKCGKQVDLVTEGADTLIDKMILDHLTDPLTHMLNNAIAHGIETPEVRKATGKPAMGIITICAFHQGNQTVISVTDDGAGIDHEKVKFKAIQKGVITPEDAQNMSRLDIYDLLFLPSFSTADEIDDLKGRGVGMDVVRTDISEIRGTVGTDSIIGKGTTFTIRLPLTLSICKALCCISDKSRIAFPMDGVEDTLDISATDIQQDSDGQSFIFWRDTVLPFRPLHEILAFNRQISRGNIYGNTRDDDLLSVVVLRSGNTMVALQIDQVLSEQEIVIKQFEGPAPKPSGVAGATVLGDGRIMPIADVLEIIDIFQGKMSKQIGGGSWQRKTASPVPETPDVKIEPTVLIVDDSITVRELLSLTFNKAGYRVEQARDGQEAWDKLRSGLPCDIVFCDIEMPRCDGLELLSRIQKDNTLNHLPIAMLTSRGADKHRQMAVQLGASGYFTKPYLEEALLEAASRMLKGEKLVTA; from the coding sequence ATGCAGCCGGAACAACAACAGCGGATTTTGGGTTACTTTATCGAAGAAGCCAGAGAACACCTGAATACTATCGAACAGGGGTTACTGAAGCTACAAGATACCCTCAACGACCCAGAAATGATCAACGAAGTCTTCCGGGCCGCTCACTCCATCAAAGGAGGTGCGGCTATGCTGGGCTTTAATAGTATCCAGCAAACATCTCACCGTCTGGAAGATTGTTTCAAAGTTCTCAAAGAGCATCCAGTCGCAGTTGACCAAAAGTTAGAGTCTCTGTTTCTGGGTGTCTCTGATACTTTAAAAGCGTTGTTAGATCATCTGGGTAGTCCGTTTGGCCTTTCAGAGGAAACGGCGCATACTTTGATGTTAGAAAGTGAACCTATATTTGCAGGACTTAATCAGCATTTAGAACTACTTTTACAATCAGCTGATGGTGCCAGCTTATTAGCTGAATCTGCACCGACAACGCAGCCAAAACAGGATTATAGACCTCAGCCGCAACCACAAAAACCACCAGTAAGCAGCAAAACTGATGATGAGTTAGAGTTCCAAACTCAAGTGCTACAAGCCCTGCGGGATATGTTGCAATTGTTTAAGCAAAGCAGCGTATCCTCATCCAGAAACGATCTACAGAAATGGTGTGACAAATTAGTTAAGCTTGGTGAGAGATTAAATTTGCTCAACTGGTGCAGTTTGTGTCAAGCAGCAGGTAATGCGATCGCAAATCCTGAAAATTCCTATCTCACTTTAGCTAAAATCATTATTACCGAAATCAAACAAGCTCAGGAACTAGTTATTCAAGGTAGAGAAGCAGAAATAACTATTAGTCCACAGCTAGAAGCACTTGAACTACTTCCAGAACTGGAGCTATTAGAACTAACACTTGATTGGGCAGATGAGCAATCAGTAGCAGTAACAGAATTTTCGGAAACGCTGGAACTACATACAGATAATTTGTGGCTAGAAGAGAATAGCACGATTATATTTGAAACAACAGAAGAACTAAATTTAGCAGCAGATACCAGCGATAACTCCTTTAATAACTTGCCAGATATAGCAGAAATAAACACGGATGCAACTACTGTTTCTGCCGATTCTTTATTCAGTTATCAAGACTCAATACTCAACCTCAATCATATTATTGACCTCACTGGGCCAGAGGTAGGTATTTCTGAGTTAAACACCCTAGCTGACTTGTTTGCAGGTGAAACTCCCGAACTGGAGGAAACCTGGCAAAAAGGAGAAATGCTAGATACCACAATTCATCAGCTAGGAATTAGTGATAATGAAATTGAGGATGAGAATGATGATCTTGATTTAGATTATTTCCTCTCCTTGGATACAGATAAAATTGATGTTCAGCAACCAAGCTCCACCAATACTCCAGAAGACCTGACCCCATTATTTGGCGACAACTTCTTAGAAGTAGAAAATTTAGAACAACAACACCAAACAACAACAGCCCAGACTAGAGAATCTAGTGACAATTTCCTTGATGATCTCAATTTGGAATTGTCTACGACCGATTCTATCAATGTAGAATTGACTGTTAATTCTGTAGAAATTGAGTCAGCAGATATTAATACTCATGAAGCAGTAGAAAATTTGTCGGCAGTAACAGATGAAAATGAATTGTTGTCTACAGAGCCAGAATCTCTAGTAGAACTTGAAATTAATCCTAACTTAGAATTATCCAACATCACTGCCAACAGTGTTGATAACTTATTACCAACTGCAAATGCTGATTCCCTAGAAGAACTGACCTTTGATATCCCTGCATTAGAACAGAATCAACCAACACCAGAAAGCTTGTCTTTGGACAATCTGTTCAACGAACTTGCAGAAGATACACAAGAACCAATAGATGATTTAGGAATTGGAGATATATTTGATTTACCAGAGGAAACAACGGCAGTAGAAGTTGCCACAGATGAAGACGACTTCAACAGCTTCTGGAACGAGACAGATGTAGTTCCAACCCCAGAAATCGCCGCTGTTGTAGAGCAAGATGTAGCTAGAGAATTAGAGGAAAGTTTATTTGCAGCATTATCTGGGGATGGGGAAGCTGTAAGTGATCATCAGGAATCGGAAACAGACCTCAGTTTTTACTTGCAAGACTTTGATTTTACTGTTCAAGAAAAAGAAGTTGATAATCTAAACTTGACCTCGGATACGGTCGATAACTTATTTGCTGATTTGGCAGATTCTCAATTCAATTTCTCCATAGTTGATAATGGTGGAATATCTTCATTGCCGGAAGTACATAGCTTCTCTCAAGAGCCAGAAGCATTAAATTTCACCCCGGAATTTACTAACCAATCTTCCCAAAAATCTTCTGAATTGGAGGATACCCTGGTTAGTTTTGATGATGACAGTAACCAGGATTCATCACTGGAGTTGACAGGAATAGATGTGCCTGTAACTGCTTTACCAGCATTGACAGACCAAGAAGAGTTAATTATCAATTCTGAAAATATTGATTGGGTAGATAGTTTATCAGCAGAAGCAAGCGACACAGTTGTAGATGCTGATTCCTTAGAATTGGGTTTAGAAGCAGATGAATCTGCTATGGAATTGGCAGTTTTGGCTGCAACCGATGAAAATATTCACACAATAGAAGAAAAAGCTGAACAATTAGAGGTAGAAAATACAGTAATAGATACTGCTGAAAATGAAGCCTCCTTCCTTGATGAATTGGCCGAATTAGACGCATTACTAGAAGATGAAGAATTAGATGTGAGTGCTAGTGCTGCCATCCCAGATGCAGATTTTGCAGCTTTAGAAGAATTGCTAGGAAGCAATAATTTTGCGATCGCGCAAACAGCCCCAGCGCCACCAAAAGTTTATCAACCTGCGGTGGCAAAAGCTCAAAATCCGGTTGTATCTTCAGAACTGCCTGATGAATTTAGGGATTTGGAGAAATTACTTGCTGAAGCGGATCAAACAATGAGTTCCCAAGGCAGAGTAATTAAATCTAGTACCAGCAAAACACCACGTCCCACAACTCGACGAGTCAGAGAAGAAAGCATGAAGATTCCAGTTAAACAACTGGATGAAATGAGCAACTTAGTTGGGGAGTTGGTAGTTAATCGTAATACCTTAGAGCAGGATCATGAACGGCTGCGACAATCATTAGATAACTTGCTAATTCAGGTGCAGCATCTTTCGGATGTAGGAGCGAGGATGCAGGAATTGTATGAGCGATCGCTATTAGAAGCATCTCTCCTCAGTAGCCGGAATCGCTCATCAAGAGATAACAGTAGCTCATCTGGCAATTCCCAAGACAGAGGATTTAGTGAACTAGAAATGGATCACTTTACTATGTTTCATACATTGTCCCAGGAGACAATTGAGTTTATTGTACGAGTGCGAGAATCAGCCAGTGACATTGATTTCGTCACCGAAGAAACCGAACGAGTAGCACGGCAGTTCCGTCAAGTCACCACCCAGCTACAAGAGGGACTGACAAGAACCCGAATGATACCTTTTGCCCAGGCTATCGATCGCTTGCGGAGGGGAGTGCGCGAGAACGGCATTAAATGTGGCAAACAAGTGGATTTAGTCACAGAAGGAGCAGATACATTAATTGACAAAATGATTTTGGATCATCTCACCGATCCATTGACTCATATGCTCAATAATGCGATCGCTCACGGTATCGAAACTCCAGAGGTTCGCAAAGCTACTGGCAAGCCAGCAATGGGCATCATTACCATCTGCGCTTTCCACCAGGGCAACCAAACAGTAATTTCTGTAACTGATGATGGCGCTGGTATCGATCATGAAAAAGTCAAATTCAAAGCGATTCAAAAAGGTGTAATCACACCAGAAGACGCACAAAATATGTCTCGTCTAGATATCTACGATCTTTTATTCCTACCCAGTTTTAGTACTGCTGATGAGATTGATGATCTCAAAGGACGCGGTGTAGGCATGGACGTAGTTCGTACTGATATTAGCGAAATTCGCGGCACAGTTGGTACTGATTCAATCATAGGTAAAGGAACCACCTTCACCATACGCTTACCACTCACCCTCAGTATCTGTAAAGCCCTCTGCTGTATCTCTGATAAATCAAGAATTGCCTTCCCAATGGACGGAGTAGAAGACACACTAGACATATCCGCAACAGATATTCAGCAAGATTCTGATGGACAATCATTTATTTTCTGGCGGGATACAGTCCTCCCATTCCGACCTTTACACGAAATTCTCGCTTTCAATCGCCAGATTAGTCGCGGTAACATCTACGGCAATACAAGAGATGATGACCTGCTTTCTGTCGTCGTATTACGCTCAGGCAATACAATGGTCGCTCTCCAAATTGACCAAGTATTAAGCGAACAAGAAATTGTAATTAAGCAATTTGAAGGCCCCGCACCCAAACCCAGCGGTGTGGCTGGTGCCACAGTTCTCGGTGATGGTCGCATCATGCCCATTGCCGACGTTTTAGAAATTATTGACATCTTCCAAGGTAAGATGTCCAAACAAATTGGTGGCGGTTCTTGGCAACGCAAAACAGCTTCTCCCGTCCCTGAAACTCCAGATGTGAAGATTGAGCCAACAGTGTTGATTGTCGATGACTCAATCACAGTCCGAGAATTGCTCTCACTCACCTTCAACAAAGCAGGTTATCGTGTTGAGCAAGCCCGTGATGGTCAGGAGGCTTGGGATAAACTGCGTTCCGGTTTACCTTGCGATATCGTCTTCTGTGACATCGAAATGCCCCGTTGTGATGGACTGGAATTGCTCTCACGCATTCAAAAAGATAATACTCTTAACCACCTGCCCATAGCCATGCTCACCTCACGAGGTGCAGACAAACACAGACAAATGGCTGTTCAGCTTGGTGCTAGTGGTTACTTTACCAAGCCCTATCTCGAAGAAGCATTACTAGAGGCAGCTTCACGGATGTTGAAAGGAGAAAAACTCGTTACAGCTTAG
- a CDS encoding methyl-accepting chemotaxis protein, producing the protein MVVNIDDHNSKYQQAVKAYTEGDYEVAATLVDQVVQNLPDDPNSHLLRGHIYYVLQQFEIAKTEYEQVSHLTDDEEIIGSATSYLENINQYLQSFGGGELLIDNDEPINSREMSNGLVANDAELLDLGVAGDFDDSNFDLQSFGEYQPSDNALKDISQDNLFDSHLGDLEFDQIPNNVMAFGDDPFALDQPLKGADANGISDNGELGAFDLPLTLEPIPSIDSGEASGALELPPFWQEDISTGNIGNSGENNPFAEIEVNSAQEFSGIKDEQTNSHFGEINNWERTPELLMEQDSSDFEDISVGNFDFANHNSEEINTVKNWEHTPELLMEQDSSDFENTSMGNFDFDNHSSEEINVGIYDEQEIPNNLIKNDFRDSTEHTYLSGLDNSLSQIPEEIETAQESNLNTEISSSWNSNFERRNESINLNTKQKQDNFDDDNFDLEAFESAFGSEGFPDDEDIHSISSISRGENSKNNIQFLDDFDDFDDLGNIPSFDLTGSSSYSDVDSLSQSQGIRSTNSHNFGGTNSHSFGGTNSHSFNEETDNSIDRDEELFSITGAQEAVPVFTESDASKLEPSVSVEQGLFAFFENASLETKQLWIAGTVGFTSAMVAAVINFGAMQISPAEHRVSVRNTGWAMAVAAGIAGGATAGFMGNLTLKQIRRTTKDLQTQFDAVREGNLNVQATVYSEDELGYLATSFNDMSRVIFTTTNEAQRKAVEQEEAKENLQRQVIRLLDDVEGAARGDLTVQAEVTADVLGAVADAFNLTIQNLRDIVQQVKVAAREVTKGSTNSETFARALSGDALRQAEELAVTLNSVQVMTESIQRVAVAAKEAETVARDASTIALKGGEAVENTVAGILEIRETVAETTRKVKRLAESSQEINSIVALVSQIASRTNLLALNASIEAARAGDAGRGFAIVADEVRQLADKSAKSLKEIEQIVMQIQSETSSVMTAMEEGTQQVIQGTRLAEEAKRSLENIIQVADHIDRLVRSITSDTVEQTETSRAVAQVMQSVELTAQETSQEAQRVSGALQHLVGVSRDLIASVERFRVETIESR; encoded by the coding sequence ATGGTAGTAAATATAGATGATCACAATTCAAAATATCAGCAAGCCGTAAAAGCTTATACAGAAGGAGACTATGAAGTTGCAGCTACTTTAGTAGACCAAGTGGTGCAAAATTTACCAGATGACCCAAACTCTCATCTGTTAAGAGGACACATCTACTATGTTTTGCAGCAGTTTGAGATAGCAAAAACCGAATACGAGCAGGTATCTCATTTAACAGATGATGAAGAAATTATTGGTTCTGCCACTAGTTACCTTGAGAATATCAATCAATACTTACAGTCATTTGGGGGAGGAGAATTATTAATAGACAATGATGAGCCAATCAATTCTAGAGAAATGTCTAATGGTCTGGTAGCAAATGATGCAGAATTATTAGATTTAGGAGTTGCTGGAGATTTTGATGACAGCAACTTTGATCTGCAATCCTTTGGTGAATATCAACCATCTGATAATGCCCTCAAAGATATATCCCAGGATAATCTCTTTGATAGCCATTTAGGCGATCTAGAATTTGATCAAATACCAAATAACGTCATGGCTTTTGGTGATGATCCTTTCGCCTTAGATCAGCCATTAAAAGGTGCAGATGCAAATGGCATCAGTGATAATGGAGAATTAGGAGCTTTCGACCTACCCCTGACTTTAGAGCCGATACCAAGTATTGATAGTGGTGAGGCATCAGGAGCTTTGGAATTACCTCCATTTTGGCAAGAAGATATTTCAACAGGGAATATCGGAAATTCAGGAGAGAATAATCCTTTTGCTGAGATTGAAGTCAATTCTGCTCAGGAATTTTCAGGAATAAAAGACGAGCAGACAAATTCACATTTTGGAGAAATCAATAATTGGGAACGTACACCTGAATTATTGATGGAACAAGATTCATCAGACTTTGAAGATATAAGTGTGGGCAATTTTGACTTTGCCAACCATAATTCGGAGGAGATCAACACCGTCAAGAATTGGGAACATACGCCTGAATTATTGATGGAACAAGATTCATCAGACTTTGAAAATACAAGTATGGGGAATTTTGACTTTGACAACCATAGTTCGGAGGAAATAAACGTTGGTATTTATGATGAACAAGAAATACCTAATAATTTAATCAAAAATGATTTCAGAGACAGCACTGAACATACATATTTGAGCGGTTTAGATAATTCATTATCTCAAATCCCTGAGGAAATAGAGACTGCACAAGAATCAAATTTAAATACGGAAATATCCTCGTCTTGGAACAGTAATTTTGAGCGTCGTAACGAGTCGATTAACTTAAATACCAAGCAGAAACAAGATAACTTTGATGATGATAATTTCGATTTAGAGGCCTTTGAGTCTGCCTTTGGCTCAGAAGGTTTTCCTGATGATGAAGATATCCATAGTATTTCGAGTATCTCACGGGGAGAGAATTCTAAAAATAATATCCAGTTTTTAGATGATTTTGACGATTTTGATGATTTAGGTAATATTCCTAGCTTTGATCTGACTGGAAGTTCTAGCTACAGCGATGTGGATTCATTATCTCAATCACAGGGAATCAGAAGTACAAATAGCCATAATTTTGGTGGTACAAATAGCCATAGTTTTGGTGGTACAAATAGCCATAGTTTTAATGAAGAGACCGATAACAGTATTGACCGTGATGAGGAACTGTTCTCGATTACTGGGGCGCAAGAAGCAGTACCTGTATTTACTGAATCAGATGCTTCTAAGCTAGAACCTAGCGTCAGTGTTGAGCAAGGCTTGTTTGCATTTTTTGAGAATGCTTCTCTAGAAACAAAGCAATTGTGGATCGCTGGAACAGTGGGTTTCACCTCAGCAATGGTAGCTGCTGTAATTAACTTTGGAGCTATGCAAATTTCTCCAGCTGAACACCGGGTTTCAGTGCGGAATACAGGCTGGGCAATGGCTGTAGCAGCGGGAATTGCTGGGGGAGCAACAGCAGGCTTCATGGGGAATCTCACACTCAAGCAAATTCGGCGCACTACCAAAGACCTGCAAACACAGTTTGATGCTGTCCGGGAGGGGAATCTGAATGTTCAAGCCACAGTTTATTCCGAAGATGAATTAGGATACTTAGCCACTAGCTTCAACGATATGTCGCGGGTAATTTTCACGACTACCAATGAAGCTCAAAGGAAAGCGGTTGAGCAAGAAGAAGCGAAAGAAAACCTGCAACGCCAGGTAATTCGCCTTTTGGACGATGTAGAAGGAGCTGCGAGAGGAGATCTTACAGTCCAAGCTGAGGTGACAGCCGATGTGCTAGGAGCCGTAGCTGATGCTTTTAACCTGACCATTCAAAACCTGCGGGATATTGTGCAACAGGTGAAAGTGGCTGCCAGAGAAGTAACCAAAGGCTCAACTAACTCGGAAACCTTCGCTAGAGCCTTATCTGGGGATGCTTTGCGCCAAGCAGAAGAGTTGGCTGTCACCCTGAATTCCGTGCAAGTGATGACTGAATCTATCCAACGGGTAGCAGTAGCGGCAAAAGAAGCAGAAACTGTTGCTCGTGATGCTAGTACGATCGCACTTAAAGGAGGGGAAGCAGTAGAAAATACCGTGGCGGGGATTTTGGAAATTCGGGAAACAGTAGCGGAAACCACCCGCAAAGTTAAACGATTAGCAGAATCATCCCAAGAAATTAACTCTATTGTGGCCTTGGTTTCCCAGATTGCTTCTCGTACCAACTTATTGGCACTAAACGCCAGTATTGAGGCAGCAAGAGCCGGAGACGCTGGACGAGGGTTTGCAATTGTCGCCGATGAAGTGCGTCAGTTAGCAGACAAATCTGCCAAATCTTTAAAAGAGATTGAACAAATCGTGATGCAAATCCAGAGCGAAACCAGTTCTGTAATGACAGCGATGGAAGAAGGTACACAACAAGTAATTCAAGGGACAAGATTAGCAGAAGAAGCCAAGCGATCGCTAGAAAATATCATTCAAGTAGCCGATCATATTGATCGGTTGGTGCGCTCAATTACCAGTGACACCGTAGAACAAACGGAAACATCTCGTGCTGTAGCTCAGGTAATGCAATCAGTGGAACTCACAGCCCAAGAAACCTCTCAAGAAGCACAGCGAGTTTCAGGAGCCTTACAACACCTAGTAGGGGTATCTCGTGACTTGATTGCTTCTGTGGAACGCTTCCGAGTGGAAACCATTGAATCCAGGTAA
- a CDS encoding chemotaxis protein CheW produces the protein MVSKPDFLSGSGQDQFRPELQLESPEGELHLRFYLPSYQEFALQATGIREVIELSPDRITPIPNASPLLLGTLNLRGRLIWVADLGQFLGEGTALNTDRSEIPVIAIEDQDIIVGLGVEQICGMGWLDVQYLMPSNNVPDTMAPFLRGEWLDTKNNKYLRLIDQTAILRSARWAG, from the coding sequence ATGGTTAGCAAACCAGACTTTTTAAGTGGTAGTGGTCAAGATCAATTTCGCCCGGAATTACAACTAGAAAGTCCCGAAGGTGAGTTACATTTAAGATTTTACCTTCCCTCGTACCAGGAGTTTGCATTGCAAGCCACTGGGATTCGGGAAGTTATCGAACTCAGTCCAGATCGAATCACTCCGATTCCTAATGCTTCTCCCTTGCTTTTGGGTACTCTAAATTTGCGAGGAAGACTAATTTGGGTGGCAGATTTAGGACAATTTTTGGGGGAGGGAACTGCATTAAACACGGATAGATCTGAGATACCAGTAATTGCTATTGAAGATCAAGACATAATAGTAGGTTTAGGAGTAGAGCAAATCTGTGGAATGGGCTGGCTTGATGTACAGTATCTGATGCCATCAAATAACGTACCAGATACTATGGCTCCATTTTTGCGTGGAGAATGGTTAGATACTAAAAATAACAAGTATCTAAGACTAATAGATCAAACAGCTATTTTGCGAAGTGCGCGGTGGGCAGGATGA
- a CDS encoding response regulator transcription factor has protein sequence MSTVLIVEDSIAQREMITDLLKASGLTVAHACDGVEALEAIQSKPPDLVVLDIVMPRMNGYELCRRLKSDPKTQNVPVVMCSSKGEEFDRYWGMKQGADAYIAKPFQPTELVGTVKQLLRG, from the coding sequence ATGAGTACAGTTCTGATTGTTGAAGACAGTATTGCTCAAAGGGAGATGATTACAGACCTCCTGAAAGCAAGTGGTTTAACGGTTGCTCATGCTTGTGACGGAGTAGAAGCTTTAGAAGCAATTCAAAGCAAACCTCCCGATTTAGTAGTTTTGGATATTGTCATGCCCCGCATGAATGGTTACGAACTGTGTCGGCGGTTAAAATCTGATCCTAAAACCCAAAATGTGCCTGTAGTCATGTGTTCTTCCAAAGGGGAAGAATTTGATCGCTACTGGGGAATGAAACAGGGAGCCGACGCTTACATAGCCAAACCATTTCAACCAACTGAATTGGTAGGAACAGTCAAACAACTGCTGCGAGGATAA
- a CDS encoding response regulator, with protein sequence MQGNLNEIDIYSILQLISLGQRTGQLWVQAHYSYPTHKLSGEDTLKYRSSGESKPLSWFVFFLNGQIVYCQAGESSLSRIDDYLRHYRVERRLNKTQLATLESTNSPEYAYIWALLEQNIITPKIARNIIHGLVHETLFDLLSLHQGSFIFDLGTALVPQLTSLEINTLVTKITKQVQEWKQLYPHIQSPEQLPVLADIERFRHSLPASTVNKLQHWADGKTSLRQLARYLNRDILTVAKVIYPYVQQGWLQLVYSVTDSPSNQIPNGKQLDQNKGRIVCIEDAIAICQTVESILNPQGYEAICITKPLEALSLVFQLKPDLILCDIAMPELDGYEICAMLRHSTAFRLIPIIMLTGKEGFIDRVRARMVGATDYLTKPFSDTELLMLVEKYINIDSGVGI encoded by the coding sequence ATGCAGGGAAATTTAAACGAAATTGACATTTACAGTATCCTACAACTGATTTCCTTAGGACAAAGAACTGGACAGTTGTGGGTACAAGCGCATTATTCTTACCCAACTCACAAACTGAGTGGAGAAGACACTCTCAAGTATCGTTCGTCGGGAGAGAGTAAACCACTGTCGTGGTTTGTATTTTTCCTGAATGGTCAAATAGTCTATTGTCAAGCGGGTGAAAGTAGTTTATCTCGGATTGACGATTACTTGCGTCATTATCGAGTTGAGCGGCGACTTAATAAAACGCAACTTGCTACCTTAGAATCTACGAATTCTCCAGAGTATGCGTACATTTGGGCGCTTCTAGAGCAGAATATTATTACCCCAAAAATAGCTCGCAATATCATTCATGGCCTAGTACATGAGACACTCTTTGATCTGTTGAGTTTACATCAAGGTAGTTTCATTTTTGATTTAGGTACAGCACTTGTTCCACAATTAACTAGCTTGGAAATAAATACTTTAGTAACAAAAATCACTAAACAAGTACAAGAATGGAAACAATTATATCCCCATATTCAATCGCCAGAACAGTTGCCAGTACTGGCTGATATAGAAAGATTTCGCCACTCATTACCAGCATCAACAGTTAATAAGTTACAACATTGGGCAGATGGTAAAACATCCCTACGGCAATTAGCTCGTTATCTCAACCGTGACATTTTAACCGTTGCCAAAGTCATATATCCTTACGTACAACAGGGGTGGCTACAATTAGTATATTCTGTGACTGATAGCCCTAGCAATCAAATACCAAATGGGAAGCAACTAGATCAGAACAAAGGACGGATAGTATGTATTGAAGATGCGATCGCCATCTGCCAAACTGTAGAGTCAATCTTAAACCCACAGGGCTATGAAGCAATCTGCATCACCAAACCCTTAGAAGCCCTCAGCCTAGTTTTTCAACTCAAGCCAGATTTAATTTTATGCGACATCGCTATGCCGGAATTAGACGGTTACGAAATTTGTGCCATGCTGCGACATTCCACAGCATTTCGGCTGATCCCAATTATTATGCTGACAGGGAAAGAAGGATTTATTGATCGTGTCAGAGCTAGGATGGTTGGAGCTACAGATTATTTAACAAAGCCATTTTCAGATACAGAATTACTGATGCTGGTCGAAAAATATATCAACATAGATTCTGGTGTGGGAATATAA